AGGATCGCCTCGGCGAGCTTGACGTCGGTGTCGAGCGCCGGCCGCCCGTCGCCCGCGCCGCCGAGCATCACGCCGTTGAGCCGCCCGAGCCGGTCGACCTCGTGCTCGAGCCGGTAGGTGACGTTCTTGATCGTGAACCCGAGCCGGTCCGCGAGCGGGCCGAGCGAGCCGAGCTTGTCCGCGATCGCCGTGTAGTCCCGCTCGACGACCTGCAGGAGCGGCAGGTTGACGCCGGGCTGCGGCGCGATCTCGCCGCTCGCCCAGTCCCGCGCCCGGCCGCCGACGTGACCGGCCGCCTCACCGGGGGTGTCGTGCTGCACGGGCACGCTCACGACGTCGTACCGCGTCCCGAGGTGGGTGCGCGCGAGCTCGGAGAACCGACGTGCGACCAGGTGGAACGCGTCGAAGTCCGAGCGGGCCTCCCACGGCGGGTCGATCGCCGGGGTGAACGCGTGGACGAACGGGTGCATGTCCGTCGAGGACAGGTCGTACTTCTCGTACCAGGTCGCGGCCGGGAGGACGACGTCCGACAGCAGCGTCGTCGACGTCATGCGGAAGTCCGCGCTGACCAGCAGGTCGAGCTTCCCCTCGGGCACGCCGTCGCGCCACGTCACGTCCCGCGGCCGCACGTCGGCCGGCTCGGCCGTGACGTTCGAGTGCGTGCCGAGCAGGTAGCGCAGGAAGTACTCGTTGCCCTTGGCCGACGACCCCAGCAGGTTCGCGCGCCAGAGGATCAGCGTGCGCGGCCAGTTCTCGGGCGCGTCGACGTCCTCGACGGCGAACTTCACGCGGCGGTCCGCGATGCGCTCGACCAGGGCGGCCGTCGCGTCGGGCGCCTCGCCGGCGTCGGCGGCCGCGCGCACCTCGTCGGCCAGGTCCAGCGGGTTGCGGTCGAACTGCGGGTAGAACGGCATCCACCCGAGCCGCGCGGACTGCGCGATCGTGTCCGCGGTGTGCATGCCCGCCAGGTGCCCCTCGGCGAGCGGCGACGCGAGCGCGTCGGCGCGGTAGCCGTCGAACCGCCACTGGTCGGTGTGCATGTACCAGTACGACGTGCCCGTCATGGTCCGCGGCGGCCGCGACCAGTCGAGCGCGTTCGCGAGCGAGAGCCACCCCGTGAGTGGCCGGCACTTCTCCTGCCCGACGTAGTGCGCCCAGCCGCCGCCGTTGCGGCCGAAGCACCCGGTGAGGGCCAGCAGCGCGAGCACCGCCCGGTACGTCGCGTCGCCGTGGAACCACTGGCAGATGCCCGCGCCCATGATGATCATCGACCGGCCGCGCGACTTCTCCGCGTTCGCCGCGAACTCGCGGGCGATCCGCGCGCACGCCGCCGCGGGGACCGACGTGATCGCCTCCTGCCACGCGGGCGTGTAGGGGGTGTCGGCGTCGTCGTAGCCCGCCGCCCATGCGCCCGGCAGTCCGTCCCTGCCGACGCCGTACTGCGCGAGCATGAGGTCGTAGACGGTCGTGACGAGGTGGTCGCCGACGCGCCGCGCGGGGACGCCGCGGTGCAGGACCGAGCCGGAGCCGTCGGGCTGGTCGAACACGGGCAGCAGCACGGGGACCGGCTCCGCGGCCGTCGTCCCGGCGTCGGCCGCCGACAGCGCCGGGTCGACGCCCTCGAGGTCGAGGTTCCACCGCCCCTCGCCCGACTCGGTGTAGCGGAACCCCATCGACCCGTTCGGCACGACGGGCCGCCCGGTCGCCGCGTCGAGCAGGACCGTCTTCCAGTCGTCGCCCTCGCCGCCGGGGACCGCCCCCGGCAGGTCCGACGCCCGCAAGAATTTCGATGGGACGTACCCGCCCTCGGCGTGCTCGGTCAGCGTCACCAGGAACGGCAGGTCCGTGTACTGCTTGACGTAGTCGCGGAAGAACGGCACCTCGCGGTCGACGAGGAACTCGCGCAGCACGACGTGCCCCATCGCCATCGCGAGCGCCGCGTCCGTCCCCGCCTGCGCGGGCAGCCACTCGTCGGCGAACTTCGTGTTGTCCGCGTAGTCCGGCGACACGGTGACGACCTTGGTGCCGCGGTAGCGGACCTCCGCCATCCAGTGCGCGTCGGGCGTGCGCGTCACCGGGACGTTCGAGCCCCACATCATCAGATAGGTCGCGTCCCACCAGTCGCCCGACTCGGGGACGTCCGTCTGGTCGCCGAACATCTGCGGGCTCGCGACGGGGAGGTCCGCGTACCAGTCGTAGAACGACGTCATGACGCCGCCGATGAGCTGCACGAACCGCGTCCCGACGCAGTGCGACACGATCGACATCGCCGGGATCGGCGAGAACCCCGCACAGCGGTCGGGGCCGTACGTCTTGATCGTGTGCACGTGGCCCGCGGCCACCATCTCGACGGCCTCGTCCCATCCCACCCGCACGAGCCCGCCCTTGCCGCGCGCCTGCTGGTAGCGCCGCCGGCGCTCCGGGTCCCCGACGACGTCCGCCCACGCGAGCACCGGGTCCTTCAGGCGAGCCTTCGCCTCGCGGTACATCTCGACGAGCACGCCGCGCGCGTAGGGGTACCGGACGCGGGTCGGCGAGTACGTGTACCAGGAGAAGGCCGCTCCGCGCGGGCAGCCCCGCGGCTCGTAGTCCGGGCGGTCCGGCCCCGGCGACGGGTAGTCCGTCTGCTGGGCCTCCCACGTGATGATCCCGTCCTTGACGTAGACCTTCCACGAGCACGACCCGGTGCAGTTCACGCCGTGCGTCGAACGGACCACCTTGTCGTGGCGCCATCGGTCCCGGTAGAACGCGTCGCCGCGCCGGCCGCCCTCGCGGAACACCGCGCGGCCGTCCGCCGTCTCGTCCCACCGCGTGAAGAAGCGCCCTGCCTGCAGGAGCGCGTCGGTCGCAGGTCCGTCGAGTCGAGCCCCATCGCCCATGGCCCCGACCATGCCGGAGCCTGCCGACGGTCGCCACCGGAGCGTGCTCGCGGAGGGCGAGCGGCACGGCCTGCGGTCGCGCGCCGAGGGGCACCGGGTCGACCGGGGCCACCAGGTGATGGACCCCGTGCTGGTCGCCGGGCCGTGGGTGCTCGCCGCCGCCGGTGCGGTGCTCGTCGTGCGCGCGCTGCGCCGCCGGACCGCCTGAGGGCCGCCCGGCCCGGGTGACGTGCCCGTCCGCGGGAAGCAGCGGGCGGGCCGATGAGTTGTGGCGTGGTGGGCGGTCGGTCAGGGAGAGGCCCGTCTGCCGGTGGCGTATTTGCGTCGACCGTGTCAGACCCCTCGACAAGACTGGACGCTCCGCCGTCGACGCCGCTCGCGTCGACGCGTGCGACACCACTCCCGACCGTCCCCCGGAAGCCAGGTGCCCCTGTGACCGAGACCTCCACCGCCGCCGCGCGCGACGAGACCGCCCCCGGCGGACCGTCCGCCGCGCCGGTCGCCGCCGCCGACCGGATGAACCCGCGCGACCGCCTCGCGGTCACGGTCCTGCTCGTCTCGACGTTCGTCGTGATCCTCAACGAGACGATCATGGGCGTCGCGCTGCCGCGCCTCATGGCGGACCTGGCGATCACGGCGTCGACGGCGCAGTGGCTCACGACCGCCTTCATGCTGACGATGGCCGTCGTCATCCCGGTGACCGGGTTCGTGCTGCAGCGGATCACGACGCGGCCCGCGTTCCTGCTCGCGATGACGCTGTTCGCGACGGGCACGCTGATCTGCGCGCTCGCGCCCGGGTTCGTCGTGCTGCTCGGCGGGCGGATCGTCCAGGCGACGGGGACGGCGATCATGCTCCCCCTGCTCATGACGACCGTCATGACCGTGACGCCGCCAGCCGCGCGCGGCCGCACGATGGGCAACATCTCCGTCGTCATCTCCGTCGCGCCCGCGATCGGCCCGACGATCTCCGGCCTCATCCTGTCGGTGCTGAGCTGGCGCTGGATGTTCGGGCTGGTCCTGCCGATCGCGGTCGTCGCGATCGTGCTCGGCGCGATGCGCCTGCCGAACGTCACCGAGCCGCGGTACGCCAAGGTCGACGTCACGTCGGTGATCCTGTCCGCGCTCGGGTTCGGCGGGATCGTCTACGGCCTGTCCGGCCTCGGCGAGATCACCGACGGCGGGGTCGCGACGGGCACGTGGATCTCGCTCGGGGTCGGTGCGGTCGCGCTCGTGCTGTTCGTCCTGCGGCAGCGCTCGCTCGCCCGCGTCGACGACGCGCTGCTCGACCTGCGCGTGTTCTCGTCCCGGACGTTCGCGGTGTCGGTCGCCCTGCTCGCCGGGCTCATGGTCTCGCTGTTCGGCGTCATCATCCTGCTGCCGATCTACGCGCAGTCCGTCCTGGGCCTCACGACCCTGCAGACGGGGCTGCTGCTGCTGCCGGGCGGGCTGCTCATGGGCCTGCTCGCGCCGTCCGTCGGGCGCGCGTACGACAAGGTCGGCCCGCGCCCGCTGCTCGTCCCGGGCGCGCTCGCGCTGAGCCTGGCGCTGTGGGGCTTCGTCCTGCTGCAGCCGGACTCCTCGCCGTGGATGCTGCTGGCCGCGCACCTCACGAT
The sequence above is a segment of the Cellulomonas fimi genome. Coding sequences within it:
- a CDS encoding MDR family MFS transporter, whose amino-acid sequence is MTETSTAAARDETAPGGPSAAPVAAADRMNPRDRLAVTVLLVSTFVVILNETIMGVALPRLMADLAITASTAQWLTTAFMLTMAVVIPVTGFVLQRITTRPAFLLAMTLFATGTLICALAPGFVVLLGGRIVQATGTAIMLPLLMTTVMTVTPPAARGRTMGNISVVISVAPAIGPTISGLILSVLSWRWMFGLVLPIAVVAIVLGAMRLPNVTEPRYAKVDVTSVILSALGFGGIVYGLSGLGEITDGGVATGTWISLGVGAVALVLFVLRQRSLARVDDALLDLRVFSSRTFAVSVALLAGLMVSLFGVIILLPIYAQSVLGLTTLQTGLLLLPGGLLMGLLAPSVGRAYDKVGPRPLLVPGALALSLALWGFVLLQPDSSPWMLLAAHLTMSAGLALMFTPLFTSALGSLPAERYSHGSAVVGTLQQVAGAAGTALFVTVLTAQSIALAEGGAGEVAATAGGIHSAFLVGAILSLVALPVAFLVPRERVEGAHGGGH
- a CDS encoding nitrate reductase subunit alpha, translating into MGDGARLDGPATDALLQAGRFFTRWDETADGRAVFREGGRRGDAFYRDRWRHDKVVRSTHGVNCTGSCSWKVYVKDGIITWEAQQTDYPSPGPDRPDYEPRGCPRGAAFSWYTYSPTRVRYPYARGVLVEMYREAKARLKDPVLAWADVVGDPERRRRYQQARGKGGLVRVGWDEAVEMVAAGHVHTIKTYGPDRCAGFSPIPAMSIVSHCVGTRFVQLIGGVMTSFYDWYADLPVASPQMFGDQTDVPESGDWWDATYLMMWGSNVPVTRTPDAHWMAEVRYRGTKVVTVSPDYADNTKFADEWLPAQAGTDAALAMAMGHVVLREFLVDREVPFFRDYVKQYTDLPFLVTLTEHAEGGYVPSKFLRASDLPGAVPGGEGDDWKTVLLDAATGRPVVPNGSMGFRYTESGEGRWNLDLEGVDPALSAADAGTTAAEPVPVLLPVFDQPDGSGSVLHRGVPARRVGDHLVTTVYDLMLAQYGVGRDGLPGAWAAGYDDADTPYTPAWQEAITSVPAAACARIAREFAANAEKSRGRSMIIMGAGICQWFHGDATYRAVLALLALTGCFGRNGGGWAHYVGQEKCRPLTGWLSLANALDWSRPPRTMTGTSYWYMHTDQWRFDGYRADALASPLAEGHLAGMHTADTIAQSARLGWMPFYPQFDRNPLDLADEVRAAADAGEAPDATAALVERIADRRVKFAVEDVDAPENWPRTLILWRANLLGSSAKGNEYFLRYLLGTHSNVTAEPADVRPRDVTWRDGVPEGKLDLLVSADFRMTSTTLLSDVVLPAATWYEKYDLSSTDMHPFVHAFTPAIDPPWEARSDFDAFHLVARRFSELARTHLGTRYDVVSVPVQHDTPGEAAGHVGGRARDWASGEIAPQPGVNLPLLQVVERDYTAIADKLGSLGPLADRLGFTIKNVTYRLEHEVDRLGRLNGVMLGGAGDGRPALDTDVKLAEAILSLSGTTNGELATQGFRSLERRVGKPLADLAEGSEEKRITFADTQARPVPVITSPEWSGSETGGRRYAPFTVNVERLKPWHTLTGRMHFFLDHDWMTDLGEALPIYRPPLDLHRLLGEPRLGPDGDAQVTVRYLTPHNKWSIHSEYQDNLLMLSLSRGGPVCWVSVQDAAIIGAQDNDWIECVNANGVFVARAIVSHRLPQGVVFVHHAQERTIDVPKSEKTGRRGGIHNSVTRLLVKPTHLVGGYAQLSYTFNYLGPTGNQRDIVATIRRRSQEVEY